CCTTTCACCTAAAAATGAGGACGTAAAGCTCTTTAAAACGCAGGCAGGAggtaaaatgtattattattcccccataaagaagaagaaaataccCCAGATGTTCTTCAAAATGTTTATTAGAGATAATTCAGGTATTACCCATGCACTGTATGGTGAATAATTGGTGCcatgataaatatttattaaattgCAGCACGGTGTCTAATCAATATCATATCCTAATGAGGCAAagatttttgtttattgttgacAGATACAGTTTATAGTCTCAATCATGCATGTGTGCAAAAATTACACATTAGATATGTTCTATCATATATTACAAGATCAATATCATTCCATTATGAAAGATGTGATGCTAATGCACTTTATTAAACATCTTCAAACTAAACAAAGAGCTGACAGTACACTCTCAGttactttcttttaaaaaacattcagtaccacacacacaattcattatgctaagctagccAACAGCCTGTTAGCATAGCCTACAGCAAAAGCATGAAACAACAAGGAGCTAGCTTAGCATTGTACACAGGTAACCATAAAATAAGTGTACTACCACTATAACCCTTCAACAGTCGCCATCTTGTGGGGAGGAATGGTGAAATACATTAGTACAAAATGGCAGCCAAAGAAAGCTACAAGTAGTACAAGTAGTGTTTATTTTCACTGGGTGCCATcgctttgttttctgtgttacaTCAGGATGCAGTGAATGCAGCATGCTAGCATTAGCTCTGTAGATTAGCTGGTCAAAACATTGCTGCGGTCATTCACGGTTAGTCCATAACCTTCCTTTGAAACATGTCAACATCTATGCACTACACAATAGTGTGCATAAAGGAAGTCTCTGAaatgctaggctaagctaactggcttcTAGGTTTTAGCTTAGCTTTTTTGAAACTTTGAAGCTTGAGAATGTAAAACTGTTTATTCAAAAAATCAATGTCATGATCTAACATAGTCTGCCAGGTGTGTTTAAACGGCACAAAATACCAGACGGCAACACGTTAAGCTCTTTTTAAAAGAACCGTTCTGACACAGAAGTCTTTGTGATGGGAAAACTAACTGATGTGGATACAAACGTCAAGGAGACTAAATAATCTGAGTGGAAAACAGCTGCGTGAGCTGAGGAGGAACAGTCCAGAGTTCGTCATAGATAATACACAGAGAAGCACAAGAATTCATGCAGGCATCTAAATGTTtcatacagacacagaggacgTCTAGAACCAGAATTCTGCAAAATATTCAGTTTCATTGTCAATAATCTGATGTTTTTGTACACAGGTTTAACGGTTTGACTCCGCTTTAGGTTGAAGGCTAATGTGCCACCACACGTCGATGCTGCCGGGGTGCAAGTCTGTTGGCCAGAAGACAAGCCAGGGCGATGCCTCCGATCTGCGTGAAAGCCAACCCCAACACAGTGGCGGCGATGTGGAAGACGTTGTCGTTGACCAAGCTGAAGACTTTCCGGAAGCAGCCGTGTGGGTGGATCCCTGCAGCAGCTACTCCGTCAGTATCATCCGTCAGAAGAGGACGGTTCTTGCACCCTTTGCGCCTCACGCAGCAGCTGTCTGGCAGGGACACCGAGGTGCCGTTCTCGACGGGGAGGAAGGTCATGTGCTGGTTAGCCCAGTCCGACGTGAGCCAGTCGCGCCAACTCTCGGCCCCGCAGCACTCCAGTGCCCTCTGCAGGCTGTCTAGAGCGTCGGCACGGCCTTCATCTTCAGTGTAGCCAGCCACTGCTCGTTGTAAGCCGCTACGAAACCCTCCGGCAATGTCTTCACGGTAGAATAGGCCAGAGAGTCCAGCTGCCAAACCGGCTATAAGTGCAGCAAGTTGGAAGAACCCGTAAGCTTTCAGCACACAGGGCAGGTTCGCCGCCACACCCAGGCAACCCAGGAAGCCCCACGTGGTGACAGCCGCCCCTGTGGAGAGCAGGATGAGCGGGGCGTTGGGGTAGCGGTTGGCCGACAGCAGCATGAAGTCTGCGAGGGAAATTTGAGCCCAGATGCCCAAAATGAAGAGGGCCAACCCGGCTGCCCAGAACAGGCAGCTGAAGGCCAGGAGGCCCAGACGAAGGAGATGCATGACACCCACCAGGCGACAACAGGGTGGTGCAGCACCCACAGGTGGAGGTGCAGGGGGCGCCAGCGAGGCCTCTGAGCACACAGACAAGGAGAGacgctgatgctgctgctttaggtgcagctgctcctcctgatCCTGGTACTGAGACAGCAGGTAGCCGGGGATGGCGGAGGGtcgacgaggaagaggaggaggagtgagcaGGTCCAGACCTCGTGGAGAGGACTGACGCCGCACAGCTAGTTGCTCTCGCTCCCAGTCAAATGCCTGCCTGCTTGGACTCGGCCGAGCTGACAAAGAATCATACGGCAGTGCAGAGCTCATGATCCAGTTTTATCtactcccctctctctctctctctcttcttttttctatCCTCTGCTACACCTCCTCCTGCCTCTTTATGACTGGTTATTAATCCGCCACCAACAGCACCAACTGGACAGTAAAtcacactcactggtgtggGGTGGTGTCGTTATCTGCATCCACAGCCTCCGTGGTTCCACCttatttatctgtttgtttCCACCTGCATGGTCACCGGCGCTCCAAAGTCCTCCACTGACAGTCGCATCCCGACATCTGCCTGCTCGCTGCTTCCCCTCGAACTGGTCACGGCGAGAAAAAGGAACCCAGAATCCTCCTGTGCACCCCCTCTCTCGGCGTGGAGGAGACATCCCTCTGAGATTTGTAGGATAGAAACAAGCTGAGATCAATAAaattatctatttatttataatttatttacCTATATacctatatgtgtgtgtgtgtggatttgtgtaTTTGGGCACCAATATTTTACAGGTAGTGAAAacaactttattttttacagtgcgttgtgtatttttctgtcatttgtttgttttttacagctTAAATGTAAAGTAATGAATTCAACTGGTGCGTTTAGAAAGAAGTGAGGGTTTAATCaatgtgtgaacacatgtgATGCTGAGCATTTATAATATTGTTTTCCAAGAAAACTCCCttaatatttctgttttgtgGTTTGTAACACTTCCCCCAGATATCAcacaatgttatgtttatttatgttctactgactgaaatattgacagtgcgttatgttttcctggtgacgACAGGATGTTTAAAAACATCCATTTGAACTTTTTGACTAAATTTAAATGATCAGGTTAACCCCGCCTCTCAGCTGGGATAGGATCCAGcctcctgtgaccctgcactgcaggacaaagggggttcagaagatggagggatggaCTAAATGGACTTAAATAACCATAGTAGCAGAGAAATATGCATCCCTGTTGCTGTTATAGAATGTCTGAGTAATCTAAAAATAGAAGTTTCACTCTCCTCCGCTGGTCCTGTTAAACAACACAGCAGGTTTATCCTGGTGATTCCTGGAATCAGCCATCCATCACCTTGCCCAGTCAGAGCTAATTAAAGCTCTCTCAGTTAATTAAACACACGCAAATGTCTCCTTTAATGATGCTATAACACAGACGCGATGGACAATAGGGGAATACCCGGACCGACCGACCGGCCAGCCTGGTGCTAGTTTCACTCTGAGCTGCACAAACTTTTTTGTGTtactctgacagcagcagctgattgatCTCAGCTCAGACAGCTGGAGGTCTGTGGAGAAGATAAGTTTATGTTTTTGGTGTTTGTAATTAATCTTTGCACGATAACCACCAGCTGAGTGAATCATTCAGTTTTATGAGTGGAAAGAAATTAAAGAAACACATGACAAGAAGGCACCTCGAGTctgtgagcagaggaggaggaggtctgcACTGGGAACACATTAAAACTGTTGATATCagtcaaacaggaagagaaacacatGGAAGGTTAAGAAGAGATGAGTCTAAAGAGCTGAGaactgcagagacaccagcgaaggatttaaccaggtctagacccgaagggtcagagaagaccgtcactagagtcctgcacaagAAATGGAAACACTCCTGAAACAACAGGAGTTTGGGCCTGTTAG
This region of Parambassis ranga chromosome 2, fParRan2.1, whole genome shotgun sequence genomic DNA includes:
- the LOC114432428 gene encoding tetraspanin-7-like — protein: MSSALPYDSLSARPSPSRQAFDWEREQLAVRRQSSPRGLDLLTPPPLPRRPSAIPGYLLSQYQDQEEQLHLKQQHQRLSLSVCSEASLAPPAPPPVGAAPPCCRLVGVMHLLRLGLLAFSCLFWAAGLALFILGIWAQISLADFMLLSANRYPNAPLILLSTGAAVTTWGFLGCLGVAANLPCVLKAYGFFQLAALIAGLAAGLSGLFYREDIAGGFRSGLQRAVAGYTEDEGRADALDSLQRALECCGAESWRDWLTSDWANQHMTFLPVENGTSVSLPDSCCVRRKGCKNRPLLTDDTDGVAAAGIHPHGCFRKVFSLVNDNVFHIAATVLGLAFTQIGGIALACLLANRLAPRQHRRVVAH